In one window of Tellurirhabdus rosea DNA:
- a CDS encoding T9SS type A sorting domain-containing protein — translation MSVAFTSFFVFLCSLTFAQELKPSVDFVSNSPVCQGQTIRLKASTTSLPAGTTVTYEWSDQWGGKWVGEEVSIPDAQYSKMYTVQAVFSGTYTGKITVVKRVDVHYLSVYAITNELEEFCPKQRRTLYSSVYSSDPTASVSYRWTGPNGFTSTLKEPVIDEMPDLPTATYRLTATLNGRCALEASEEVVFVQRSPRIEIGSGLPNGYGSTWAHNYCPGASFWLAAVTDYRWTDPPQAVLWTGPNGFRSTELHPVASGVGTYEVKARFAGCRDTVTASAEVRELAPDPVIRPFAKRQLPGDYEIDTLFCPGELLQLELTDTTHVHGVEWDFRWSGPNGFSAAGQRVTVGELTPAMDGVYKLTATYSGACSGTVVRTQYIGVTKPSVQILGETSFCEGDTLLLIPNETHDGIVGHTWRSPLKYNWTGPNGFASRERELLIPKGGSKSAGDYRLTVSYPAYCANAAISQTATVRLNPAAAAILPPDTTIQRGDSLKLAVRLTGGGPWRVVDWSGRAFETAGSPLWLTVRPDSTTQYTLRSVSGQCGPGTVSGPVKVTVLQPLGLTAPVLSLKAYPNPTADRLIIEWKIATGAVADLTLYDALGRPVFFSGARTGRGETETLEWSLTDLPPGRYYLRLHSGGRAVSSWAVLKQ, via the coding sequence ATGTCCGTAGCTTTCACTTCGTTTTTTGTCTTTCTGTGTTCCCTGACTTTCGCTCAGGAACTAAAGCCCAGCGTTGATTTTGTATCGAATAGCCCGGTTTGCCAGGGGCAGACCATCCGGCTGAAGGCCTCCACCACGTCGCTCCCCGCCGGCACGACCGTCACTTACGAATGGAGTGACCAATGGGGGGGTAAATGGGTTGGCGAGGAGGTCAGCATTCCTGATGCGCAATACAGTAAAATGTATACTGTCCAGGCGGTCTTCAGCGGAACCTATACCGGGAAGATTACGGTGGTCAAACGGGTTGATGTACACTACCTGAGTGTTTATGCCATAACGAATGAGTTAGAAGAGTTCTGTCCTAAACAGCGGCGTACGCTCTACAGCAGTGTCTATTCAAGCGACCCCACCGCCAGCGTGAGCTACCGCTGGACCGGCCCCAATGGGTTCACCAGCACGCTTAAAGAACCGGTAATTGACGAAATGCCCGACCTGCCGACGGCCACCTACCGCCTCACGGCTACCCTTAACGGACGGTGCGCTCTTGAAGCGAGTGAAGAAGTCGTTTTCGTTCAGAGAAGCCCCCGGATAGAAATCGGGAGTGGATTGCCGAACGGGTACGGGTCCACCTGGGCGCACAACTATTGTCCGGGGGCCTCGTTCTGGCTGGCCGCGGTTACAGATTACCGGTGGACTGACCCGCCGCAGGCCGTGCTGTGGACCGGCCCAAACGGATTCCGGTCGACGGAACTGCACCCAGTCGCTTCCGGAGTAGGCACGTATGAGGTTAAAGCCCGGTTTGCGGGTTGCCGCGACACGGTCACGGCTTCCGCCGAGGTTCGGGAGCTAGCCCCCGACCCTGTCATACGGCCGTTTGCAAAACGGCAGTTACCCGGTGATTATGAGATCGACACGCTGTTTTGCCCCGGTGAGTTGCTGCAACTGGAACTCACCGATACAACGCATGTACATGGTGTCGAATGGGACTTCCGCTGGTCCGGGCCGAACGGGTTCAGCGCCGCCGGTCAGCGGGTAACGGTCGGTGAGCTGACGCCCGCGATGGACGGTGTGTACAAGTTGACCGCTACCTATTCGGGCGCGTGCTCAGGAACGGTCGTCAGGACCCAGTACATTGGCGTAACAAAGCCTTCGGTGCAGATTCTGGGGGAAACAAGCTTTTGTGAAGGCGATACGCTGTTGCTGATTCCGAACGAAACGCATGACGGAATCGTCGGGCATACCTGGCGCTCCCCGTTAAAGTACAACTGGACCGGCCCCAACGGCTTTGCCAGTCGCGAACGGGAGCTGCTGATTCCGAAAGGCGGCAGCAAAAGCGCGGGCGACTACCGCCTGACCGTCAGTTATCCGGCCTACTGCGCCAATGCCGCGATCAGCCAGACCGCAACGGTACGACTAAACCCTGCTGCTGCCGCCATTCTCCCGCCCGACACCACCATCCAGCGGGGCGACAGCCTGAAGCTGGCCGTGCGCCTGACGGGCGGCGGGCCCTGGCGGGTCGTGGACTGGAGCGGCCGCGCCTTCGAAACGGCCGGGTCGCCGCTCTGGCTGACCGTCCGCCCCGACTCGACCACCCAGTATACGTTGCGGTCAGTTTCCGGGCAGTGCGGCCCCGGCACGGTGTCCGGCCCCGTCAAAGTGACCGTGCTCCAGCCGCTCGGACTGACGGCCCCGGTCTTGTCGCTAAAAGCGTATCCGAACCCCACCGCCGACCGGCTGATTATCGAGTGGAAAATAGCCACCGGAGCGGTCGCGGACCTGACGCTGTACGACGCGCTCGGCCGACCGGTCTTCTTCAGCGGAGCCCGAACGGGCCGCGGGGAAACCGAGACGCTGGAGTGGTCGCTGACGGACTTGCCGCCGGGCCGGTATTACCTTCGCCTGCACTCGGGCGGACGGGCGGTAAGCTCCTGGGCGGTGCTGAAGCAATGA
- the recG gene encoding ATP-dependent DNA helicase RecG yields the protein MTERATFFDTKIEFLKGVGPQRAATLNKELNIFTYGDLIQYYPFRHEDRTKFHTIAELSELLPAAQVRGRLRDWSILGEGPKRRLVATFTDHTGTMDLVWFHGISYYEKSLRPGGEYIAYGKPLYFSGTYSITHPELDVLTPENEQGGMLVPVYNLTEKMRRTHFESKAIAKVMRQLLDIARPYIHETLPDALIQKFRLIPKAAALEYIHLPPSPAWLHQAQRRLKFEELFYNQLRLIKNKLLHKVEYPGQVFRSTTLLNRFYQDHLPFDLTGAQKRVVKEIYADVTTGKHMNRLLQGDVGSGKTIVAFITMLMAIDNGAQACIMAPTEILAEQHYQGLKVFADALGIHIDILTGSTNNKRRKVIHEELENGKLNIIVGTHALLEDKVQFQNLGLCIIDEQHRFGVAQRAKMWAKNTDIPPHILVMTATPIPRTLAMTLYGNLDLSIIDELPAGRKPIKTVHRYDTHRSEVFGFMRQQIELGRQIYVVYPLIEESEKLDFKDLMDGYESMSRAFPLPKYKLGILHGRMLPYEKDDEMTRFKKGETQIMVATTVIEVGVNVPNASVMVIESAERFGLAQLHQLRGRVGRGAEQSYCVLMTGYKLSKETRIRIETMVKTNNGFEIADVDLQLRGPGDLSGTQQSGIADLHIADLAKDGAILTAARESAQAILEEDPDLILPQNAPIRHQVEAQRQGETNWSRIS from the coding sequence ATGACTGAACGCGCAACGTTTTTTGATACCAAAATAGAATTTCTGAAAGGTGTTGGGCCGCAGCGTGCCGCTACGCTCAACAAGGAACTGAACATTTTCACCTACGGCGATCTGATTCAGTACTACCCTTTCCGGCACGAAGACCGCACGAAGTTTCATACCATCGCCGAATTGTCCGAACTGCTTCCCGCCGCGCAGGTACGGGGGCGGCTTCGCGACTGGAGTATCCTGGGCGAAGGCCCCAAACGGCGGCTGGTGGCTACCTTCACCGACCACACGGGCACGATGGACCTGGTCTGGTTTCACGGTATTTCGTACTACGAAAAAAGTCTGCGGCCGGGGGGAGAATACATCGCCTACGGCAAACCCCTGTATTTCAGCGGCACGTACAGCATTACCCACCCGGAACTGGACGTTCTGACTCCCGAAAACGAGCAGGGCGGCATGCTGGTGCCGGTTTACAATCTGACCGAAAAAATGCGCCGGACGCATTTCGAGAGCAAGGCCATCGCCAAAGTCATGCGCCAGCTGCTCGACATTGCCCGGCCGTACATCCACGAAACCCTGCCCGACGCCCTCATCCAGAAGTTTCGGCTTATTCCGAAAGCGGCGGCCCTGGAATACATTCACCTGCCGCCCAGCCCCGCCTGGCTGCATCAGGCCCAGCGCCGGCTGAAGTTCGAAGAGCTGTTTTACAACCAGTTACGGCTCATCAAGAACAAGCTTCTGCACAAGGTCGAATACCCGGGGCAGGTGTTCAGAAGCACGACGCTGCTCAACCGTTTTTACCAGGACCACCTGCCCTTTGACCTGACCGGCGCCCAGAAGCGGGTCGTGAAGGAAATTTACGCCGACGTCACCACCGGCAAGCACATGAACCGCCTGCTGCAGGGCGACGTGGGCAGCGGAAAGACGATTGTGGCGTTTATCACCATGCTGATGGCCATCGACAACGGGGCGCAGGCCTGCATCATGGCCCCCACCGAAATTCTGGCCGAACAGCACTACCAGGGCCTCAAGGTCTTCGCCGACGCCCTGGGCATTCACATCGACATCCTGACCGGTTCGACCAACAATAAGCGCCGGAAAGTGATTCATGAGGAACTGGAAAACGGCAAGCTGAACATCATCGTCGGAACCCACGCCCTGCTGGAAGACAAAGTTCAGTTCCAGAACCTCGGGCTTTGCATCATCGACGAACAGCACCGGTTCGGCGTGGCCCAGCGGGCCAAGATGTGGGCCAAGAACACCGACATTCCGCCGCACATTCTGGTCATGACGGCCACACCTATCCCGCGTACGCTGGCCATGACGCTCTACGGCAACCTGGACCTCTCCATCATCGACGAGCTTCCGGCGGGCCGCAAACCGATCAAAACCGTGCACCGCTACGATACGCACCGCTCGGAGGTGTTTGGCTTCATGCGGCAGCAGATCGAACTTGGCCGGCAGATTTACGTCGTGTATCCGCTCATTGAAGAATCCGAAAAGCTGGATTTTAAGGATTTAATGGACGGCTACGAAAGCATGAGCCGGGCCTTTCCGCTGCCGAAATACAAGCTGGGCATTCTGCACGGCCGGATGCTGCCCTACGAAAAAGACGACGAGATGACGCGCTTCAAAAAGGGAGAAACCCAGATTATGGTCGCTACGACCGTGATCGAGGTCGGCGTGAACGTACCGAATGCCAGCGTGATGGTCATCGAAAGTGCCGAGCGGTTCGGACTGGCGCAGTTGCACCAGTTGCGCGGGCGCGTGGGCCGGGGAGCCGAACAGTCGTACTGCGTCCTGATGACGGGCTATAAACTCAGCAAGGAAACCCGCATCCGGATCGAAACGATGGTCAAAACCAACAACGGCTTCGAGATTGCGGACGTGGATTTGCAGCTGCGCGGCCCCGGCGACCTCTCCGGTACGCAGCAGAGCGGCATCGCCGACCTGCACATCGCTGACCTCGCCAAAGACGGAGCCATCCTGACGGCCGCCCGCGAGTCGGCCCAGGCGATTCTGGAGGAAGACCCGGACCTGATTTTACCGCAGAACGCACCCATCCGCCATCAGGTGGAAGCCCAGCGGCAGGGCGAAACGAACTGGAGCCGGATCAGCTAA